A single genomic interval of uncultured Sunxiuqinia sp. harbors:
- a CDS encoding Smr/MutS family protein, whose amino-acid sequence MMVKIYPQNFEPKIGFDRVRALLKSNCLGELGKARVDEISFLTDFKAIQLELAYADEFAKLTQENDAFPTNYYFDLRQSLSKIKTEGRFLEVLELFDLKRSLETITAIVRFLGNQKEELYPNLKKLVQPVQVFPYIKDRIDQIISQHGKIKDQASPELGRIRRELLNKQNNVSKRLHSILRQAQRDGLVDEDTTVSIRDGRPVIPVSSAMKRRLNGIVHDESATGKTAYVEPSEVVEINNEIRELEYAEKREIVRILIEFSADIRPYLDELFGLYDFLGTIDFIRAKARVGIQMEAIKPAMEGKPQLFWEKAVHPLLKIALDREKRKVTPLNIELSEEKHLLLISGPNAGGKSVCLKTVGLLQYMLQCGLLIPIDETSRVGIFDQLFIDIGDEQSIENDLSTYSSHLMNMKHFLKFTNDKTLVLIDEFGTGTEPMIGGAIAEAILDQLNQERTFGVITTHYTNLKHFASSADGIENGAMLYDNHRMEPLFQLQIGKPGSSFAFEIARKIGMPESILEEATNKVGKDHINFDKHLRDIVRDKRYWESKRQRIRKVERSLDELAEKYELDLGDLSKQRKQIMAEAKEEASRILAEANKKVENTIREIRESQAEKEKTKEIRKQLSTYKEQVKEVEKEDDKWINKKIKKLKEKEQRCDKRRPEKPEKQKATPKKKKKELEPGDKVKIDGQSTIGEVLELGEKNAVVAFGQLRTSISRKKLQKVSNNEAKKELRGTNRTLPNVHRKLFEKRNTFKSEIDVRGQRAEEAITNIQAFLDEAIMLDVRELRILHGKGNGILREMIRSFLGADPVVKSYRDEHVQFGGAGITIVELS is encoded by the coding sequence ATGATGGTGAAAATATATCCTCAAAATTTTGAACCAAAGATTGGATTTGATCGGGTTCGGGCTTTGTTAAAAAGCAATTGTTTAGGCGAACTTGGAAAAGCTCGTGTAGATGAAATTTCATTTTTAACTGATTTTAAAGCGATTCAATTAGAATTGGCTTATGCTGATGAGTTTGCCAAATTGACTCAAGAGAACGACGCTTTTCCTACTAATTATTATTTCGATTTACGCCAGTCACTATCAAAAATAAAAACCGAAGGTCGTTTTTTAGAAGTGCTTGAACTGTTTGACCTGAAACGATCATTGGAAACGATTACTGCAATCGTACGGTTTTTAGGCAATCAAAAGGAAGAACTTTATCCGAACCTGAAAAAACTAGTGCAACCTGTTCAGGTATTCCCGTATATCAAGGACCGTATTGACCAAATTATTTCACAACATGGAAAGATCAAAGATCAGGCTTCTCCGGAGCTTGGACGGATCAGACGTGAGTTACTCAATAAGCAAAATAATGTTTCAAAACGGCTGCACAGTATTTTAAGACAAGCACAACGAGATGGTTTGGTTGATGAAGATACAACTGTTTCAATTCGCGATGGAAGGCCGGTGATTCCGGTCTCTTCGGCAATGAAACGGCGATTAAATGGTATTGTTCACGATGAGTCGGCAACAGGTAAAACAGCTTATGTTGAACCTTCCGAAGTTGTCGAAATCAACAACGAAATTAGAGAGCTGGAGTACGCAGAAAAGCGCGAAATTGTCCGCATTTTGATTGAGTTTTCCGCTGATATTCGTCCTTATCTGGATGAACTTTTTGGTTTGTACGATTTTTTGGGAACGATTGATTTTATACGAGCCAAGGCACGTGTTGGTATTCAGATGGAGGCAATCAAACCTGCGATGGAAGGAAAACCACAGCTATTTTGGGAGAAAGCAGTGCACCCACTGTTGAAAATTGCACTGGATCGGGAAAAAAGAAAAGTCACTCCACTCAACATTGAATTAAGCGAGGAGAAACATCTCTTGCTAATTTCGGGGCCAAATGCCGGAGGCAAATCGGTTTGTTTAAAGACGGTAGGATTGTTGCAGTATATGCTTCAGTGCGGATTGTTGATTCCGATTGACGAAACCAGCCGGGTAGGTATTTTCGATCAGCTGTTTATCGATATTGGAGATGAACAGTCGATTGAAAATGATTTGAGTACCTACAGTTCACACCTGATGAACATGAAGCACTTTTTAAAATTTACCAACGATAAAACCTTGGTGTTGATTGATGAATTTGGAACAGGAACTGAACCCATGATTGGCGGGGCAATTGCTGAAGCCATTTTGGATCAATTAAATCAGGAACGAACTTTTGGAGTGATTACAACACACTATACCAATCTGAAGCACTTTGCCTCGTCAGCCGATGGTATTGAAAACGGAGCGATGCTGTATGATAATCACCGGATGGAACCTTTATTTCAGTTACAGATTGGGAAACCCGGTAGCTCTTTTGCTTTCGAAATAGCCCGTAAGATTGGCATGCCCGAATCCATTTTGGAGGAGGCAACCAATAAGGTTGGGAAGGATCACATTAACTTCGACAAACACTTGCGTGATATTGTTCGCGATAAACGTTACTGGGAGTCGAAACGACAGCGAATCCGCAAGGTAGAGCGCAGCCTGGATGAGCTGGCTGAAAAGTATGAGCTTGATTTGGGCGATTTGTCGAAACAGCGTAAGCAGATTATGGCCGAAGCCAAAGAGGAAGCTTCCCGTATTTTAGCTGAAGCCAACAAGAAGGTGGAGAATACGATTCGGGAAATTCGTGAAAGTCAAGCTGAAAAGGAAAAGACGAAGGAAATCCGGAAGCAACTTTCAACCTATAAAGAGCAAGTTAAAGAGGTTGAAAAAGAGGATGATAAATGGATCAACAAGAAGATTAAAAAGCTAAAGGAAAAAGAACAGCGCTGTGATAAGCGTCGTCCTGAGAAACCCGAAAAGCAAAAAGCCACTCCGAAAAAAAAGAAGAAAGAACTGGAACCGGGAGATAAAGTAAAAATAGACGGACAAAGCACGATTGGTGAAGTTTTGGAGTTGGGAGAAAAAAATGCGGTCGTTGCATTTGGCCAACTACGCACCTCGATTAGTCGCAAAAAGCTACAAAAAGTAAGCAATAATGAGGCGAAAAAGGAATTGCGCGGAACGAACCGGACATTGCCCAATGTACATCGAAAGCTATTTGAAAAGCGAAATACATTTAAATCGGAGATTGATGTTCGAGGGCAGCGTGCAGAAGAGGCGATCACCAATATTCAAGCATTTCTGGATGAAGCTATAATGCTTGATGTGCGGGAGCTTCGCATACTTCACGGTAAAGGAAATGGTATTTTACGCGAGATGATCCGTAGTTTTTTGGGAGCCGATCCGGTTGTAAAATCGTACCGCGATGAGCATGTTCAATTTGGTGGTGCAGGAATTACCATTGTTGAACTGAGTTAG
- a CDS encoding sodium:solute symporter family protein, with protein sequence MNLLRSNNFMQIVILIIYSSFIIGLGIYSWWKIKKPIDYFIAGKQTGFWQVAGSLMATILGGSAILGTVNLTKYQEWAAAWYILAASLGLWLLVPLVGKVNRMGKFTLTNLIGQFYGEAARKTASVIIPLAWIGIVAAQIIASAKILYSFFDLPYESGVLISGTVFILYTLLGGQMSIIKTDFFQSFVILLGVILTALFLWRTPEYVPEFSNSFPFNDHFSGTDLFVLILTFSSTFVVGPDIYSRVFCARDEKTAKKSVQLVASILIPFAFLLAYVGVFAFSHLPKENLEGSAALIEVINFYSPEWISGIMAAALLSAVLSSADTTLLTSSMILSELITSDINNDRSLKNTRYFIVACGIVSVLLALKVTSIIGTLLMALAFYSGAFIVPLIAALTNLRVNKQLSILAMLVGGFVALGGKIWASYSEANFANWLIILAFIINGLILSIPEKKLNA encoded by the coding sequence TTGAACTTATTAAGGTCGAATAATTTTATGCAAATTGTCATACTGATCATCTACTCTTCTTTCATTATAGGGTTGGGAATTTATTCTTGGTGGAAAATTAAAAAGCCTATCGATTATTTTATTGCCGGCAAGCAAACGGGGTTTTGGCAGGTTGCCGGCAGCTTGATGGCTACAATTCTGGGAGGATCAGCAATTTTGGGAACCGTAAACCTCACAAAATATCAGGAATGGGCTGCTGCTTGGTATATTTTGGCGGCCTCCCTCGGCTTGTGGTTATTGGTTCCGCTGGTAGGGAAAGTGAACCGAATGGGAAAGTTTACGTTGACAAACCTAATCGGGCAGTTTTACGGAGAAGCAGCCCGAAAGACCGCATCGGTAATTATTCCATTAGCTTGGATTGGTATTGTTGCCGCCCAAATAATCGCCTCAGCCAAAATTCTGTATAGTTTCTTTGACCTTCCTTACGAATCTGGGGTGCTGATTTCGGGTACTGTTTTCATTTTATACACTTTGCTTGGCGGGCAAATGTCAATCATTAAAACTGACTTCTTTCAGTCGTTTGTCATCTTGCTGGGAGTTATTCTAACTGCCCTGTTTTTATGGCGAACACCGGAGTACGTTCCTGAATTTAGCAATAGTTTCCCGTTTAACGACCATTTTTCGGGAACCGACTTATTTGTATTAATCCTGACTTTTTCGAGCACCTTTGTCGTTGGTCCCGATATTTATTCACGCGTATTTTGTGCCAGAGATGAAAAGACCGCTAAAAAAAGTGTGCAGTTGGTCGCTTCAATTCTGATCCCCTTTGCCTTTCTTTTGGCGTACGTCGGGGTCTTCGCATTTAGTCATTTGCCAAAAGAGAATTTGGAAGGTTCGGCTGCATTAATCGAAGTCATCAATTTTTATTCGCCTGAATGGATTTCCGGAATTATGGCTGCAGCACTTTTATCAGCCGTTTTATCATCAGCCGACACCACCCTGCTTACTTCATCGATGATTTTAAGCGAATTAATCACTTCGGACATTAATAATGATCGATCGCTAAAAAACACCCGCTATTTCATTGTAGCTTGTGGAATAGTCAGTGTGCTTCTTGCACTAAAAGTTACTTCGATAATTGGCACATTACTCATGGCTTTGGCCTTTTATTCCGGAGCTTTTATTGTCCCACTAATCGCTGCACTAACTAACCTAAGAGTAAATAAGCAACTCAGTATTTTAGCGATGTTAGTTGGTGGATTCGTTGCTTTGGGAGGCAAAATATGGGCCAGTTACAGTGAGGCAAATTTTGCAAACTGGCTGATTATTTTAGCGTTTATCATCAACGGGCTCATTCTTTCAATTCCGGAAAAGAAATTGAATGCCTAG
- a CDS encoding DUF1080 domain-containing protein — MKILTSFLFLFISTFLFANEADGWNDLFNGKDLSGWKQLNGKAKYEVIDGEIVGTTVANTPNSFLTTDKSYGDFIFEVDLLVDNEMNSGIQFRSLSDPNYMDGRVHGYQCEVDPSARAWSGGIYDEARRGWLYPLEMNPKGREAFRRGEWNHYHIEAIGNSIRTWVNGIPCADLVDDETAKGFIALQVHSIHDESEAGKQIKWRNVRIKTENLQRRPWTDIPVVNLVPNYLSPQERAQGWRLLFNGETTSGWRGVGKEAFPEKGWHVENGELVVESADGAESGNGGDIVTLDEYSTFEFKVDFKITEGANSGIKYFITEKYGSDMSAIGLEYQILDDKRHPDAKKGTDGNRTIGSLYDLIPAHKNKIVHKPGEWNQARLVVKGTRHEEWLKGNNFVATDFVGASVEHWLNNRKVLEYERGTQAFYALVARSKYAKWDGFGGWESGHVLLQDHGNEVHFRSIKIRKL, encoded by the coding sequence ATGAAAATTCTAACTTCTTTTCTTTTTTTATTTATTTCTACTTTTTTATTTGCAAACGAAGCAGATGGATGGAACGATCTCTTTAACGGGAAAGACTTGTCGGGCTGGAAACAACTTAATGGGAAAGCCAAGTACGAAGTAATTGATGGCGAAATCGTGGGAACAACAGTTGCCAATACGCCAAATTCCTTTTTGACCACCGACAAGTCATATGGTGACTTTATTTTTGAAGTTGATTTGCTCGTTGACAACGAGATGAATTCGGGTATCCAGTTTCGTAGCTTAAGTGATCCGAACTATATGGATGGCCGTGTTCATGGTTATCAGTGCGAGGTAGATCCTTCAGCCAGAGCATGGAGCGGCGGTATTTATGATGAAGCTCGCCGAGGTTGGCTTTATCCATTAGAAATGAATCCTAAGGGGCGGGAAGCTTTTCGCCGGGGAGAATGGAATCATTATCATATTGAAGCGATTGGAAACTCAATTCGTACGTGGGTCAATGGTATTCCTTGTGCTGATTTGGTTGATGATGAGACAGCAAAAGGTTTCATTGCCTTGCAAGTCCATAGTATTCATGATGAGTCAGAAGCTGGCAAGCAAATTAAATGGCGCAACGTTCGAATTAAAACGGAGAATTTGCAACGCAGGCCGTGGACTGATATCCCTGTTGTTAATTTAGTCCCCAATTACCTCTCGCCGCAAGAACGCGCTCAGGGGTGGAGACTTTTATTCAATGGTGAAACAACCAGTGGTTGGCGTGGTGTTGGAAAAGAAGCTTTCCCCGAAAAAGGATGGCATGTTGAAAATGGCGAATTGGTTGTTGAATCGGCAGATGGAGCTGAGTCTGGAAATGGAGGAGATATTGTTACATTGGATGAGTACAGTACCTTCGAGTTCAAAGTTGATTTTAAAATAACTGAAGGAGCAAATAGCGGGATTAAATATTTCATAACTGAAAAATATGGCTCCGATATGTCAGCTATCGGTCTGGAATATCAAATATTGGATGATAAAAGACACCCAGACGCCAAAAAAGGAACAGATGGCAACAGGACAATCGGTTCATTGTACGATTTAATTCCTGCCCACAAAAATAAAATTGTTCATAAACCCGGTGAATGGAATCAGGCTAGGTTAGTTGTAAAAGGAACACGCCATGAAGAATGGTTGAAGGGGAACAATTTTGTTGCAACCGATTTCGTTGGTGCGAGTGTTGAGCATTGGTTGAATAACAGAAAAGTGCTTGAATATGAGCGAGGAACACAAGCATTTTACGCCTTGGTTGCGCGTAGTAAATATGCAAAATGGGATGGTTTTGGAGGATGGGAATCCGGTCATGTCCTGTTGCAAGATCATGGAAATGAAGTTCATTTCAGAAGTATAAAAATCCGCAAGCTTTAG
- a CDS encoding sugar phosphate isomerase/epimerase: MKFKLGVASYSLRKFNIDKTLEFSKQLGADYIAFKSFHLKLDAKDNEIAEAIKKTEEAGLDLYAGGVIYMRSKAEVDQAFEYAQKAGMDIIVGVPDHELLPYVESKVKEYDIKLAIHNHGPGDKLYPSAESAYVLIKEMDPRMGLCIDIGHTKRIGRSPSEDVQNYFERVFDIHIKDVTKAAPDGSTCEIGRGVINFNQFLDDLVELGYDGVLALEFEKDGDSPFIGMAESMGYVKGILSTIE, encoded by the coding sequence GTGAAATTTAAACTTGGCGTTGCATCCTATTCGCTTCGGAAGTTTAACATAGACAAGACCTTGGAGTTTTCCAAACAATTAGGGGCTGATTACATTGCTTTTAAAAGCTTTCATTTAAAATTAGATGCCAAGGATAATGAGATTGCAGAAGCGATTAAAAAGACAGAAGAAGCTGGTCTCGACTTATATGCCGGAGGTGTGATTTATATGAGAAGTAAGGCCGAAGTTGATCAGGCTTTTGAATATGCACAAAAAGCAGGCATGGATATTATTGTTGGAGTTCCGGATCACGAGTTGCTTCCTTATGTCGAGAGCAAAGTAAAAGAATATGATATCAAATTGGCGATCCACAATCATGGTCCCGGCGATAAGCTATATCCGAGTGCTGAAAGTGCCTATGTTTTAATTAAAGAAATGGATCCCCGAATGGGATTATGCATTGATATTGGTCATACCAAACGAATTGGGAGAAGTCCATCTGAAGATGTTCAAAATTATTTCGAGCGGGTATTCGATATTCACATAAAAGATGTGACTAAAGCAGCCCCTGATGGATCAACCTGTGAAATAGGCCGTGGTGTAATCAATTTCAATCAGTTTTTAGATGACTTAGTTGAGCTGGGATATGATGGAGTGTTAGCTCTTGAATTCGAAAAAGACGGAGATAGCCCTTTCATTGGAATGGCTGAGTCGATGGGATATGTGAAAGGTATATTATCAACTATTGAATAA
- a CDS encoding Gfo/Idh/MocA family oxidoreductase — protein MSTTRRDFLRKAAAGTAGITLGRSAMGMSAKSYSRIIGANDRLNVAIMGCGRRVGAYYNAIKDKNNNVDLAYICDVMKSQREKVAKDLAGKVTGKAELINDIREVFADQKVDAVFNATPDHWHAPGTWMAMDAGKHVYIEKPCSHNPREGELLVAFQKKYGKVVQMGNQQRSSAESIEIIKDIHEGAIGDVYRAVAFYSNTRGVVPVPKIAPVPEGLDWNLWQGPAPHEEYRHDTWDYNWHWYGWKWGTAETGNNATHELDIARWALQVDYPEHVEVQAAKRHYLDDGWEMYDTMDASFRFPDNKIIVWDGKSRNGYNTYGSGRGTIIYGTEGSVFVDRGGYKLFDRGGKLVRDSKSVSNEAGTALGGGGDMTDAHVVNFFDNIRGKSSLLNSPIDMGAKSQMLTHYANIGYRIGKSYDVDTKSGRIYDRDAMKLWDREYEPGWEPKL, from the coding sequence ATGAGTACAACAAGAAGAGATTTTTTAAGAAAAGCCGCAGCAGGTACTGCTGGAATAACATTGGGCAGATCTGCAATGGGAATGTCAGCAAAAAGTTATTCGCGGATTATTGGAGCAAACGACCGTTTAAATGTGGCTATTATGGGCTGCGGACGGCGTGTTGGAGCCTACTATAACGCAATAAAAGATAAAAACAATAATGTTGATCTGGCGTATATTTGCGATGTGATGAAAAGTCAGCGCGAAAAAGTTGCGAAAGATTTAGCCGGTAAAGTAACAGGAAAAGCAGAGCTGATTAATGACATTCGTGAAGTATTTGCAGATCAGAAAGTAGATGCTGTTTTCAATGCAACACCAGATCACTGGCACGCACCCGGAACTTGGATGGCGATGGATGCTGGTAAACACGTATACATTGAAAAACCATGCAGTCATAACCCGCGCGAGGGAGAGTTACTTGTTGCTTTTCAAAAAAAATATGGCAAGGTGGTGCAAATGGGAAATCAGCAACGCTCATCAGCCGAATCAATCGAAATTATAAAGGATATTCATGAAGGTGCGATTGGCGATGTTTATCGTGCAGTTGCTTTCTATTCAAATACACGCGGCGTAGTTCCGGTACCTAAAATTGCTCCGGTGCCCGAAGGGCTGGATTGGAACTTGTGGCAAGGGCCTGCTCCTCATGAAGAATATCGTCATGATACCTGGGATTATAACTGGCACTGGTATGGATGGAAATGGGGAACAGCTGAAACCGGAAATAATGCGACCCACGAACTGGATATTGCTCGTTGGGCTTTACAGGTTGATTATCCGGAGCATGTTGAAGTACAAGCAGCCAAGCGTCATTACCTGGATGATGGTTGGGAAATGTACGATACGATGGATGCCAGTTTCCGATTTCCTGACAATAAAATAATTGTTTGGGATGGGAAAAGTCGTAATGGATATAACACTTATGGCTCGGGACGAGGAACAATTATTTACGGTACCGAAGGTTCTGTGTTCGTTGATCGTGGAGGTTATAAACTATTCGATCGCGGAGGAAAGCTCGTCCGAGACAGTAAATCAGTTAGCAACGAAGCCGGAACTGCACTTGGTGGTGGTGGCGATATGACAGATGCGCACGTTGTTAACTTCTTTGATAATATTCGCGGCAAATCGAGCCTGCTGAATTCACCAATTGATATGGGGGCTAAAAGTCAAATGTTGACTCATTATGCCAACATTGGCTACCGTATTGGAAAATCGTATGATGTAGATACAAAAAGTGGTCGGATTTACGACCGAGATGCGATGAAACTTTGGGATAGGGAATACGAACCAGGTTGGGAACCCAAATTATAA
- a CDS encoding C1 family peptidase → MNRIRLSVVLTLVVVLFVEMVSAQEQEKKEGYHFSIVKEIPTTSVKDQFRSGTCWSFSGLGFLEAEMIRKGVPSVDLSEMFIVWHTYDEKAMKYVRLHGNLNFSAGGAFHDVTHVIKNYGIVPETVYDGLNYGESKHVHGEMDRILKSQVEGVIENQNKKLSMAWRESIRGTLDSYLGEIPTTFEYEGSTYTPMSFAQEYVGLDMDDYVEISSYSHHPYYSEFIIEVPDNWMWDEVYNVPLNDLQAIIDNAIEIGYTVAWAADVSEKGFNTSKKGVAVVPDESWIETKEQELIASADTAVSNLTKNRQRGDMTPEKDVYFDDAEIAKWENLSEKEKVEEIYKLEKPGPEKEITQEIRQEAFDNYSTTDDHGMLIVGKATDQNGTIYYKVKNSWGEYNDYDGYFFASKPYISYKTMSIMVHKDAIPKSIRKKLNL, encoded by the coding sequence ATGAATAGAATTAGATTGAGTGTGGTGCTGACACTGGTTGTTGTACTTTTCGTAGAGATGGTTAGTGCTCAGGAGCAGGAGAAGAAAGAAGGTTATCATTTTTCTATAGTAAAAGAAATTCCAACGACGTCAGTAAAGGATCAATTTAGATCCGGTACATGTTGGTCGTTTTCAGGTTTAGGTTTTCTCGAAGCTGAAATGATAAGAAAAGGCGTTCCAAGTGTTGATCTTTCCGAGATGTTTATCGTGTGGCATACTTACGATGAAAAAGCTATGAAATATGTTCGCCTACATGGAAATTTAAATTTTTCTGCAGGGGGTGCGTTCCATGATGTTACTCACGTGATTAAGAACTATGGAATTGTACCTGAAACAGTTTACGATGGACTGAATTACGGCGAGTCCAAGCATGTACACGGCGAAATGGATCGGATATTAAAAAGTCAGGTTGAGGGTGTTATTGAAAATCAAAATAAGAAATTAAGTATGGCTTGGCGAGAATCAATCCGGGGAACACTGGACTCATATCTGGGTGAAATTCCAACAACTTTTGAATACGAAGGAAGCACCTATACACCCATGAGCTTTGCTCAGGAATATGTGGGTCTTGATATGGATGACTATGTTGAAATCAGTTCATATTCTCACCATCCTTATTATTCTGAGTTTATTATTGAGGTTCCTGATAATTGGATGTGGGACGAGGTATACAACGTGCCCTTGAATGACTTGCAAGCGATTATTGATAATGCAATTGAAATTGGATATACTGTTGCTTGGGCAGCCGATGTAAGTGAAAAAGGATTTAATACATCGAAAAAGGGGGTGGCTGTCGTTCCTGATGAAAGTTGGATTGAAACGAAAGAGCAAGAGTTGATAGCATCTGCAGATACAGCGGTCAGTAATCTGACCAAGAACAGGCAGAGAGGCGATATGACTCCCGAGAAAGATGTATACTTTGATGATGCTGAAATTGCTAAGTGGGAAAATCTATCGGAAAAGGAAAAAGTTGAAGAAATATATAAGTTGGAAAAACCAGGCCCCGAAAAGGAAATAACTCAGGAAATTCGGCAAGAGGCTTTCGACAACTATTCCACGACTGATGACCATGGAATGCTAATTGTAGGTAAGGCGACAGATCAAAACGGAACCATTTATTATAAGGTAAAGAACTCTTGGGGAGAATATAATGACTATGACGGTTATTTTTTTGCATCGAAACCTTATATCAGTTATAAGACCATGAGCATTATGGTGCATAAGGATGCGATTCCTAAAAGTATAAGAAAGAAATTAAATTTATAA